A stretch of Perognathus longimembris pacificus isolate PPM17 chromosome 1, ASM2315922v1, whole genome shotgun sequence DNA encodes these proteins:
- the Gli1 gene encoding zinc finger protein GLI1 isoform X1 has protein sequence MFNSMTPPPISSYGEPCCLRPLPSQGVPSMGTEGLSGLPFCHQTNLMPGPHSYGPARETNNCNEGPLFPPPRSSVKLTKKRALSISPLSDASLDLQTVIRTSPSSLVAFINSRCTSPGGSYGHLSIGTMSPSLGFPPQVNHQKGTSPSFGVQPCVPHDSTRSGMMPHPQSRGPLPTCQLKSELDMLVNKCPEEPLEGDMSSPNSTGTQDHLLGLLDGREDLEREEKPEPESVYETDCRWDGCSQEFDSQEQLVHHINSEHIHGERKEFVCHWGGCSRELRPFKAQYMLVVHMRRHTGEKPHKCTFEGCRKSYSRLENLKTHLRSHTGEKPYMCEHEGCSKAFSNASDRAKHQNRTHSNEKPYVCKLPGCTKRYTDPSSLRKHVKTVHGPDAHVTKRHRGDGPLPRAPTLSTAEPKREREGGPIGGENRLTVPEGAMKPQPSPGAQSSCSSDHSPAGSAANTDSGVEMTGNAGGSTEDLSSLDEGPCIAGTGLSTLRRLENLRLDQLHQLRPLGPRGLKLPSLTHTGTPVSRRLGPPVSLDHRSSSSSSMSSAYTVSRRSSLASPFPPGSPPENGTSSLPGLTPAQHYLLRARYSSARGGGTPPTAAPSLDRMGGLPVPPWKSRAEYPGYNPNAGVTRRASDPARAADRPAPVRVQRFKSLGCVHTPPIGTTGGRNFDPHLSTSVYSPQPPSINENVAMDTRGLREEPEVGTSMMGNGLNPYMDYSSADTLGYGGTEGAAAEPYGARGPGSLPLGPGPPTNYGPSPCPQQVSYPDPTTDTWGELPSHSGLYPGTKAPSGAYSHCPRLEHYGQVQVKPEQGCPVGSDSTGLAACLNAHPSEGPPCPQPPFSHYPQPPPPQYPQSGPYPQPPPDYLPSEPRSSLDFDSPSHSTGQLKAQLVCNYVQSQQELLWEGGGRGEAPIQEPPYQSHKFLGGSQVSPSTTKAPVATYGPGFAPSLPNHKSGSYPTSSPCHDNFAVGTNRVSHHRAVAPPRLLPPLPTCYGPLKAGGTNPSCGHPEVGRLGGGPALYPPPEGQVCNPLDSLDLDNTQLDFVAILDEAQGLSPPSHDQEDSSEHTPPPSGPPNMAVGNMSVLLGSLPGETQFLNSSA, from the exons ATGTTCAACTCGATGACCCCACCACCAATCAGTAGCTATGGTGAACCATGCTGTCTCCGGCCTCTTCCCAGCCAAGGGGTCCCCAGCATGGGAACAGAAG GACTTTCTGGTCTGCCCTTCTGCCACCAAACCAATCTCATGCCAGGCCCTCACAGTTATGGACCTGCCAGAGAGACCAACAACTGCAATGAGG GAccactctttcctcctccccggAGCTCTGTCAAGTTGACCAAGAAACGAGCACTCTCCATTTCACCTCTGTCGGATGCCAGCTTGGACCTGCAGACAGTTATCCGCACCTCACCCAGCTCCCTCGTGGCATTCATCAACTCACGCTGCACATCTCCAGGAGGCTCCTATGGCCATCTCTCCATCGGCACTATGAG CCCATCTCTGGGATTTCCACCCCAAGTGAATCACCAAAAGGGGACCTCTCCTTCCTTTGGGGTCCAGCCCTGTGTTCCTCATGACTCTACTCGGAGTGGGATGATGCCGCACCCTCAGTCCCGGGGACCCCTCCCTACTTGCCAG CTGAAGTCAGAGCTGGACATGCTGGTTAACAAATGCCCAGAGGAACCCTTGGAAGGTGATATGTCCAGCCCCAACTCCACAGGTACACAG GATCACCTGTTGGGGTTGCTGGATGGACGGGAGGacctggagagagaagagaaacccGAACCTGAGTCTGTGTATGAGACTGACTGCCGCTGGGATGGCTGCAGCCAGGAATTCGACTCCCAGGAGCAACTGGTGCAC CACATCAACAGCGAGCACATCCATGGGGAGCGAAAGGAGTTTGTGTGCCATTGGGGGGGCTGCTCCAGGGAGCTGAGACCATTCAAAGCCCAGTACATGCTGGTGGTGCACATGCGcagacacacaggagagaagccacACAAGTGCACG TTTGAGGGGTGTCGGAAGTCTTACTCACGCCTGGAAAACCTGAAGACACACCTGCGGTCACACACTGGTGAGAAGCCATACATGTGTGAGCACGAGGGCTGCAGCAAAGCTTTCAGCAATGCCAGTGACCGTGCCAAGCACCAGAATCGGACCCACTCCAATGAG AAGCCATACGTGTGTAAACTCCCTGGCTGCACCAAACGCTACACTGATCCCAGCTCACTCCGCAAACACGTCAAGACGGTGCATGGTCCTGATGCTCACGTGACGAAGCGGCATCGAGGAGATGGCCCCTTACCCCGGGCACCTACCCTCTCCACAGCAGAGCCCAAGAGGGAGCGAGAAGGAGGCCCCATCGGGGGAGAGAACAGACTGACTGTGCCTGAGGGTGCCATG AAGCCGCAGCCAAGCCCTGGGGCGCAGTCTTCCTGCAGCAGTGATCATTCCCCAGCAGGCAGTGCAGCCAATACAGACAGCGGTGTGGAAATGACTGGCAATGCAGGGGGTAGCACCGAGGACCTGTCAAGCTTGGATGAGGGGCCTTGCATTGCTGGCACTGGATTATCCACTCTTCGTCGTCTTGAGAACCTCAGGCTGGATCAGCTGCATCAACTCCGACCATTAGGGCCTCGTGGTCTCAAACTACCCAGCTTGACCCACACTG GCACCCCTGTGTCTCGTCGTCTGGGCCCCCCAGTTTCTCTTGACCACCGCAGCAGCAGCTCCAGTAGCATGAGCTCTGCCTATACTGTCAGCCGTCGCTCCTCCCTGGCTTCCCCTTTCCCACCTGGCTCCCCACCAGAGAATGGAACATCCTCCCTGCCTGGCCTGACACCTGCCCAGCACTACCTGCTCCGGGCAAGATACTCTTCAGCCAGAGGGGGTGGTACACCACCCACTGCAGCACCCAGCCTGGATCGGATGGGAGGTCTTCCTGTACCTCCTTGGAAAAGCCGAGCTGAGTACCCAGGATACAATCCCAATGCAGGGGTCACCCGGAGGGCCAGTGACCCAGCCCGGGCTGCTGATCGTCCTGCTCCAGTTAGAGTCCAGCGGTTCAAGAGCCTGGGCTGTGTCCACACGCCCCCTATTGGGACAACTGGAGGACGGAACTTCGATCCCCACCTCTCAACTTCTGTCTATTCACCACAGCCCCCCAGCATCAATGAGAATGTTGCCATGGATACTAGAGGGCTACGGGAAGAGCCAGAGGTTGGCACTTCCATGATGGGCAATGGTCTGAATCCCTATATGGACTACTCATCTGCTGATACTCTGGGATATGGTGGAACTGAAGGGGCAGCAGCTGAGCCTTATGGAGCTAGAGGTCCAGGTTCCCTGCCCCTTGGTCCTGGCCCACCGACCAACTATGGCCCCAGCCCTTGTCCCCAACAGGTCTCTTATCCTGACCCCACTACAGATACATGGGGTGAGCTCCCTTCCCACTCCGGGCTTTACCCAGGCACCAAGGCTCCAAGTGGAGCCTATAGTCACTGCCCTCGACTTGAACATTATGGACAAGTGCAGGTCAAGCCAGAACAAGGGTGCCCAGTGGGGTCTGACTCCACAGGACTGGCAGCCTGCCTCAATGCCCACCCCAGTGAGGGGCCTCCATGCCCTCAGCCTCCATTCTCCcactatccccagccccctcctccccagtatCCCCAATCAGGTCCCTATCCCCAGCCACCCCCTGATTATCTGCCTTCAGAACCCAGGTCGAGCCTAGATTTTGATTCTCCTTCTCATTCCACAGGGCAGCTCAAGGCTCAGCTTGTCTGTAATTATGTTCAATCTCAGCAAGAGCTgctgtgggagggtgggggccgAGGAGAGGCCCCAATCCAGGAACCTCCTTACCAGAGTCACAAATTTCTGGGGGGTTCCCAGGTTAGCCCAAGCACTACCAAAGCCCCAGTGGCCACCTATGGacctggctttgcacccagcttGCCCAATCACAAGTCAGGCTCCTACCCGACCTCTTCACCATGCCATGACAATTTTGCAGTGGGAACAAACAGGGTTTCTCACCACAGGGCAGTGGCACCACCTCGGCTTCTGCCCCCACTGCCTACTTGCTATGGACCCCTGAAGGCAGGAGGCACCAACCCCAGCTGCGGCCATCCTGAGGTGGGCAGGCTGGGAGGGGGTCCTGCCTTATACCCTCCTCCTGAAGGGCAAGTGTGTAACCCTCTGGACTCCCTTGATCTGGACAACACTCAGCTGGACTTTGTGGCTATTCTGGATGAGGCCCAGGGACTGAGTCCTCCTTCCCACGATCAGGAGGACAGCTCAGaacataccccccctccctccgggCCTCCCAACATGGCTGTGGGTAACATGAGTGTCTTGCTGGGATCCCTACCAGGGGAGACACAATTCCTCAATTCTAGTGCCTAA
- the Inhbe gene encoding inhibin beta E chain produces MGLSDVQLWPVLLWALMWAQGTRSACHSCGSPTLAPQTERALVLELAKQQILKGLHLTSRPKISHPPPQKALTGALQRLQTGNMVPENREEVISFATVTDSSTSACSSMLTFHLSTLQSHHLYQARLWLHVLPTLPGTLYLRIFRWSPRRRRRGSRRLLAEQQMTAPGWHALTLPPSGLRGEEAGILKLQLDCRPLEDNSTVAGHSTRLLDTTGNQGPFLELKMGANEPGTSRARRRTPTCDPNTPLCCRRDHYVHFQDLGWGDWILQPNGYQLNYCSGQCPLHLAGSPGIAASFHSAVFNLLKANSPWPAGTSCCVPTIQRPLSILYLNQDNNVVKVDIPDMVVEACGCS; encoded by the exons ATGGGGCTCTCTGATGTCCAGCTCTGGCCAGTGCTGCTGTGGGCACTGATGTGGGCACAGGGTACAAGATCTGCATGTCATTCCTGTGGGAGTCCAACACTGGCACCCCAAACAGAACGAGCTCTGGTCCTGGAGCTAGCCAAGCAGCAAATCCTGAAGGGGCTGCATCTGACCAGTCGTCCCAAGATAAGTCATCCTCCACCCCAGAAAGCACTGACAGGAGCCCTCCAGAGACtacagactgggaatatggttccAGAAAACAGAGAGGAGGTCATCAGCTTTGCTACAGTCACAG ATTCCTCCACTTCAGCCTGCAGCTCCATGCTCACGTTCCACCTGTCCACCCTTCAGTCCCACCACCTGTACCAAGCCCGCCTCTGGCTACATGTGCTCCCCACGCTTCCTGGCACTCTCTACCTGAGGATCTTTCGGTGGAGCCCAAGAAGGAGGCGCCGAGGATCCCGCAGGCTCCTAGCTGAGCAGCAAATGACTGCTCCTGGCTGGCATGCCCTCACTCTGCCCCCTAGCGGCTTGAGGGGTGAGGAGGCTGGCATCCTGAAACTCCAATTGGACTGCAGACCTCTGGAAGACAACAGCACAGTTGCTGGACACTCGACTCGGCTCCTGGACACAACAGGAAATCAAGGGCCCTTCCTGGAACTAAAGATGGGAGCCAATGAGCCTGGAACAAGCAGGGCCAGAAGGAGGACCCCCACCTGTGACCCGAATACCCCTTTATGTTGTAGACGAGATCATTATGTACACTTTCAGGACCTGGGATGGGGGGACTGGATCCTGCAGCCTAATGGCTACCAACTGAATTACTGCAGCGGTCAATGCCCCCTGCACCTGGCTGGTAGCCCAGGTATTGCTGCCTCTTTCCATTCTGCTGTCTTTAACCTCCTCAAAGCCAATAGTCCTTGGCCAGCAGGTACCTCATGCTGTGTCCCCACTATCCAAAGGCCTCTCTCAATTCTCTACCTAAACCAGGATAACAATGTAGTCAAGGTGGACATACCTGATATGGTGGTTGAGGCCTGTGGCTGTAGCTAG
- the Gli1 gene encoding zinc finger protein GLI1 isoform X2: protein MKRPLGWPAEGLRGKEGAPGLSGLPFCHQTNLMPGPHSYGPARETNNCNEGPLFPPPRSSVKLTKKRALSISPLSDASLDLQTVIRTSPSSLVAFINSRCTSPGGSYGHLSIGTMSPSLGFPPQVNHQKGTSPSFGVQPCVPHDSTRSGMMPHPQSRGPLPTCQLKSELDMLVNKCPEEPLEGDMSSPNSTGTQDHLLGLLDGREDLEREEKPEPESVYETDCRWDGCSQEFDSQEQLVHHINSEHIHGERKEFVCHWGGCSRELRPFKAQYMLVVHMRRHTGEKPHKCTFEGCRKSYSRLENLKTHLRSHTGEKPYMCEHEGCSKAFSNASDRAKHQNRTHSNEKPYVCKLPGCTKRYTDPSSLRKHVKTVHGPDAHVTKRHRGDGPLPRAPTLSTAEPKREREGGPIGGENRLTVPEGAMKPQPSPGAQSSCSSDHSPAGSAANTDSGVEMTGNAGGSTEDLSSLDEGPCIAGTGLSTLRRLENLRLDQLHQLRPLGPRGLKLPSLTHTGTPVSRRLGPPVSLDHRSSSSSSMSSAYTVSRRSSLASPFPPGSPPENGTSSLPGLTPAQHYLLRARYSSARGGGTPPTAAPSLDRMGGLPVPPWKSRAEYPGYNPNAGVTRRASDPARAADRPAPVRVQRFKSLGCVHTPPIGTTGGRNFDPHLSTSVYSPQPPSINENVAMDTRGLREEPEVGTSMMGNGLNPYMDYSSADTLGYGGTEGAAAEPYGARGPGSLPLGPGPPTNYGPSPCPQQVSYPDPTTDTWGELPSHSGLYPGTKAPSGAYSHCPRLEHYGQVQVKPEQGCPVGSDSTGLAACLNAHPSEGPPCPQPPFSHYPQPPPPQYPQSGPYPQPPPDYLPSEPRSSLDFDSPSHSTGQLKAQLVCNYVQSQQELLWEGGGRGEAPIQEPPYQSHKFLGGSQVSPSTTKAPVATYGPGFAPSLPNHKSGSYPTSSPCHDNFAVGTNRVSHHRAVAPPRLLPPLPTCYGPLKAGGTNPSCGHPEVGRLGGGPALYPPPEGQVCNPLDSLDLDNTQLDFVAILDEAQGLSPPSHDQEDSSEHTPPPSGPPNMAVGNMSVLLGSLPGETQFLNSSA from the exons ATGAAGAGGCCGTTGGGATGGCCAGCTGAGGGGCTGCGTGGTAAAGAGGGAGCTCCAG GACTTTCTGGTCTGCCCTTCTGCCACCAAACCAATCTCATGCCAGGCCCTCACAGTTATGGACCTGCCAGAGAGACCAACAACTGCAATGAGG GAccactctttcctcctccccggAGCTCTGTCAAGTTGACCAAGAAACGAGCACTCTCCATTTCACCTCTGTCGGATGCCAGCTTGGACCTGCAGACAGTTATCCGCACCTCACCCAGCTCCCTCGTGGCATTCATCAACTCACGCTGCACATCTCCAGGAGGCTCCTATGGCCATCTCTCCATCGGCACTATGAG CCCATCTCTGGGATTTCCACCCCAAGTGAATCACCAAAAGGGGACCTCTCCTTCCTTTGGGGTCCAGCCCTGTGTTCCTCATGACTCTACTCGGAGTGGGATGATGCCGCACCCTCAGTCCCGGGGACCCCTCCCTACTTGCCAG CTGAAGTCAGAGCTGGACATGCTGGTTAACAAATGCCCAGAGGAACCCTTGGAAGGTGATATGTCCAGCCCCAACTCCACAGGTACACAG GATCACCTGTTGGGGTTGCTGGATGGACGGGAGGacctggagagagaagagaaacccGAACCTGAGTCTGTGTATGAGACTGACTGCCGCTGGGATGGCTGCAGCCAGGAATTCGACTCCCAGGAGCAACTGGTGCAC CACATCAACAGCGAGCACATCCATGGGGAGCGAAAGGAGTTTGTGTGCCATTGGGGGGGCTGCTCCAGGGAGCTGAGACCATTCAAAGCCCAGTACATGCTGGTGGTGCACATGCGcagacacacaggagagaagccacACAAGTGCACG TTTGAGGGGTGTCGGAAGTCTTACTCACGCCTGGAAAACCTGAAGACACACCTGCGGTCACACACTGGTGAGAAGCCATACATGTGTGAGCACGAGGGCTGCAGCAAAGCTTTCAGCAATGCCAGTGACCGTGCCAAGCACCAGAATCGGACCCACTCCAATGAG AAGCCATACGTGTGTAAACTCCCTGGCTGCACCAAACGCTACACTGATCCCAGCTCACTCCGCAAACACGTCAAGACGGTGCATGGTCCTGATGCTCACGTGACGAAGCGGCATCGAGGAGATGGCCCCTTACCCCGGGCACCTACCCTCTCCACAGCAGAGCCCAAGAGGGAGCGAGAAGGAGGCCCCATCGGGGGAGAGAACAGACTGACTGTGCCTGAGGGTGCCATG AAGCCGCAGCCAAGCCCTGGGGCGCAGTCTTCCTGCAGCAGTGATCATTCCCCAGCAGGCAGTGCAGCCAATACAGACAGCGGTGTGGAAATGACTGGCAATGCAGGGGGTAGCACCGAGGACCTGTCAAGCTTGGATGAGGGGCCTTGCATTGCTGGCACTGGATTATCCACTCTTCGTCGTCTTGAGAACCTCAGGCTGGATCAGCTGCATCAACTCCGACCATTAGGGCCTCGTGGTCTCAAACTACCCAGCTTGACCCACACTG GCACCCCTGTGTCTCGTCGTCTGGGCCCCCCAGTTTCTCTTGACCACCGCAGCAGCAGCTCCAGTAGCATGAGCTCTGCCTATACTGTCAGCCGTCGCTCCTCCCTGGCTTCCCCTTTCCCACCTGGCTCCCCACCAGAGAATGGAACATCCTCCCTGCCTGGCCTGACACCTGCCCAGCACTACCTGCTCCGGGCAAGATACTCTTCAGCCAGAGGGGGTGGTACACCACCCACTGCAGCACCCAGCCTGGATCGGATGGGAGGTCTTCCTGTACCTCCTTGGAAAAGCCGAGCTGAGTACCCAGGATACAATCCCAATGCAGGGGTCACCCGGAGGGCCAGTGACCCAGCCCGGGCTGCTGATCGTCCTGCTCCAGTTAGAGTCCAGCGGTTCAAGAGCCTGGGCTGTGTCCACACGCCCCCTATTGGGACAACTGGAGGACGGAACTTCGATCCCCACCTCTCAACTTCTGTCTATTCACCACAGCCCCCCAGCATCAATGAGAATGTTGCCATGGATACTAGAGGGCTACGGGAAGAGCCAGAGGTTGGCACTTCCATGATGGGCAATGGTCTGAATCCCTATATGGACTACTCATCTGCTGATACTCTGGGATATGGTGGAACTGAAGGGGCAGCAGCTGAGCCTTATGGAGCTAGAGGTCCAGGTTCCCTGCCCCTTGGTCCTGGCCCACCGACCAACTATGGCCCCAGCCCTTGTCCCCAACAGGTCTCTTATCCTGACCCCACTACAGATACATGGGGTGAGCTCCCTTCCCACTCCGGGCTTTACCCAGGCACCAAGGCTCCAAGTGGAGCCTATAGTCACTGCCCTCGACTTGAACATTATGGACAAGTGCAGGTCAAGCCAGAACAAGGGTGCCCAGTGGGGTCTGACTCCACAGGACTGGCAGCCTGCCTCAATGCCCACCCCAGTGAGGGGCCTCCATGCCCTCAGCCTCCATTCTCCcactatccccagccccctcctccccagtatCCCCAATCAGGTCCCTATCCCCAGCCACCCCCTGATTATCTGCCTTCAGAACCCAGGTCGAGCCTAGATTTTGATTCTCCTTCTCATTCCACAGGGCAGCTCAAGGCTCAGCTTGTCTGTAATTATGTTCAATCTCAGCAAGAGCTgctgtgggagggtgggggccgAGGAGAGGCCCCAATCCAGGAACCTCCTTACCAGAGTCACAAATTTCTGGGGGGTTCCCAGGTTAGCCCAAGCACTACCAAAGCCCCAGTGGCCACCTATGGacctggctttgcacccagcttGCCCAATCACAAGTCAGGCTCCTACCCGACCTCTTCACCATGCCATGACAATTTTGCAGTGGGAACAAACAGGGTTTCTCACCACAGGGCAGTGGCACCACCTCGGCTTCTGCCCCCACTGCCTACTTGCTATGGACCCCTGAAGGCAGGAGGCACCAACCCCAGCTGCGGCCATCCTGAGGTGGGCAGGCTGGGAGGGGGTCCTGCCTTATACCCTCCTCCTGAAGGGCAAGTGTGTAACCCTCTGGACTCCCTTGATCTGGACAACACTCAGCTGGACTTTGTGGCTATTCTGGATGAGGCCCAGGGACTGAGTCCTCCTTCCCACGATCAGGAGGACAGCTCAGaacataccccccctccctccgggCCTCCCAACATGGCTGTGGGTAACATGAGTGTCTTGCTGGGATCCCTACCAGGGGAGACACAATTCCTCAATTCTAGTGCCTAA